A region of Nitrospiria bacterium DNA encodes the following proteins:
- a CDS encoding NADH-quinone oxidoreductase subunit M — protein sequence MNLQIFWNQQLGFPVLTLLIFLPVAGALSLWMRKDARGARVEALIVSLVVLALSLLLFFKFASGVPAMQFVESIPWIAPLGIGYHIGIDGVSLFLVILTALLTVLTLIYSWDRVREHLREYLICLLILEATMIGVFVSLDLVLFFVFWEVMLIPMYFLIKTWGNGPRREYAALKYVVYNLTGSVLMLVGFIILYLNYHDWAVQIHGLEPYSFDYQKLLSAPVAFDKQLWVFGLVFLGFAVKGPIFPFHTWLPEAMLEGPIAVSVMLSGVKLGSYGLLRFNLPLTPDAAQAAVPLMMALALIGLLYGAFIALSQPNLMTMMAYAGISHLGFVTVGLFALNQIGIEGALLQMVNLGVAGAGLIFVVGFLLDRRGSLNMDDYGGLAKKAPLLAALFLIIVLASLALPGTNVFVGEFMILVGAFKSGPLYAVIGVIAVILGAAYLLWMYERIMLGKIEKAEIAVLPDLNVREAMIAGTMVVLILWIGLYPAPLLSRMEPSVRAVVDRVEKRELPLNPFVQYDPNNPHAYLLKMLADPGAAAGLPEMNAAQGSVK from the coding sequence ATGAATCTCCAAATCTTCTGGAATCAACAGCTCGGTTTTCCCGTACTGACGCTCCTGATCTTTCTTCCGGTCGCGGGCGCGCTGAGTCTCTGGATGCGCAAGGACGCCAGGGGCGCCCGGGTCGAGGCGCTGATCGTCAGCCTCGTCGTGCTGGCTCTCTCCCTCCTTCTTTTCTTTAAATTTGCGTCGGGCGTTCCGGCGATGCAGTTCGTCGAGTCGATCCCCTGGATCGCCCCGCTGGGCATCGGCTACCACATCGGGATCGACGGGGTCAGCCTGTTTCTCGTCATCCTCACGGCGCTCCTGACGGTTCTGACCCTGATTTATTCCTGGGACCGGGTGCGGGAGCATCTCCGGGAATATTTGATCTGCCTTCTCATCCTGGAGGCGACGATGATCGGGGTGTTTGTGTCGCTGGATCTGGTCCTCTTCTTCGTCTTCTGGGAGGTGATGCTGATCCCGATGTACTTCCTGATCAAGACCTGGGGGAACGGGCCCCGGCGGGAGTATGCCGCGCTGAAATACGTCGTCTACAACCTGACCGGCAGCGTCCTGATGCTGGTCGGCTTTATTATTCTGTACCTCAATTATCACGACTGGGCGGTCCAGATCCACGGCCTCGAACCCTATTCCTTCGATTACCAGAAACTTCTGAGCGCGCCGGTCGCCTTCGATAAACAGCTCTGGGTCTTCGGGCTGGTCTTTCTCGGTTTTGCCGTCAAGGGCCCGATCTTTCCCTTCCACACCTGGCTGCCCGAGGCGATGCTGGAGGGGCCGATCGCGGTGAGCGTCATGCTCTCCGGGGTGAAGCTGGGCAGCTACGGCCTGCTGCGCTTCAACCTTCCGCTGACCCCCGACGCCGCGCAGGCCGCCGTGCCCTTGATGATGGCGCTGGCGCTGATCGGCCTGCTCTACGGAGCCTTCATCGCGCTGTCCCAGCCGAACCTGATGACGATGATGGCCTACGCCGGCATCAGCCATCTCGGTTTCGTGACGGTGGGCTTGTTCGCCTTGAACCAGATCGGCATCGAGGGCGCGCTGCTCCAGATGGTGAATCTGGGCGTCGCCGGCGCCGGCCTGATCTTTGTCGTGGGCTTCCTCCTCGACCGGCGGGGCTCGCTCAACATGGACGATTACGGGGGCCTCGCGAAGAAGGCGCCCCTCCTGGCGGCGCTCTTCCTGATCATCGTCCTGGCCTCCCTGGCGCTGCCGGGGACGAATGTCTTCGTCGGGGAATTCATGATCCTGGTTGGCGCGTTCAAGTCCGGTCCGCTGTACGCCGTTATCGGCGTGATCGCGGTGATCCTGGGGGCGGCCTACCTGCTCTGGATGTACGAGCGGATCATGCTGGGGAAGATTGAAAAGGCGGAGATCGCCGTCCTGCCGGATTTGAATGTTCGGGAAGCGATGATCGCCGGCACGATGGTCGTCCTGATTCTCTGGATCGGGCTGTATCCCGCGCCGCTGCTGTCCCGCATGGAGCCCTCGGTCCGCGCCGTCGTCGATCGAGTGGAGAAGCGGGAACTGCCCTTGAATCCCTTCGTCCAATACGACCCGAACAATCCGCACGCCTATCTCTTAAAAATGCTGGCCGATCCGGGGGCCGCTGCGGGCCTTCCGGAAATGAACGCGGCCCAAGGATCGGTGAAATGA
- the nuoL gene encoding NADH-quinone oxidoreductase subunit L: MDIIWLIPAFPLLAVLINGLAGHRLSERAVSATAVGSVGLSFLVASATLARVIADPAPAVAALFTWIPGGDLAVEFNALIDPLTAVMLMVITGVGFLIHAYSIGYMRGDSGYARYFTYLNLFTVSMLILVMGGNYLVMFVGWEGVGLCSYLLIGFWYERSSAIKAGTKAFVVNRIGDAGFLVGLFLIFDHFGTLNYADVFSRAGELSAATATAITLCLFVGAIGKSAQLPLYTWLPDAMEGPTPVSALIHAATMVTAGVYMVVRNHVLFNMAPVSLETVAVIGAATALFAATIGLVQYDIKRVLAYSTVSQLGYMFLACGVGAYASAIFHLVTHAFFKALLFMSAGSVIHAMGGEQDMRKMGGLAKRLPKTATVFIIGAIAIAGIPPLAGFWSKDEILGAAFKQGYPLLWFMGLAAAAMTSFYMFRQVYMTFFGSSRMDHDVEQHLHESPNVMIYPLIALAALSLLGGLLLGFPPEEGWIHQFLGTAAGAQAAHGFGAIDMILMALSVTVALAGWLAARGIYLKAPETAGRLAARFATAHSVLYNKYWVDELYDATVVEPSKDLGRIAKRFDDRVIDGIVNAVGSLAQRGAALSTWIEKYVIYGLLNIVGYANHIAASMLRRIQSGMVHHYAALLVVGIVILVNLYLWFIDDTAVSVLLTRLSLGAGH; this comes from the coding sequence ATGGACATCATCTGGCTCATACCGGCTTTTCCGCTGCTGGCCGTCCTGATCAACGGGCTGGCCGGCCACCGGCTGTCCGAGCGCGCGGTGAGCGCGACGGCCGTCGGCTCGGTCGGGCTGTCGTTCCTGGTCGCCTCGGCGACGCTGGCCCGGGTGATCGCCGATCCCGCGCCCGCGGTCGCCGCCCTGTTCACTTGGATCCCGGGCGGGGATCTCGCGGTCGAGTTCAACGCCCTGATCGATCCGCTGACGGCCGTCATGCTGATGGTGATCACCGGGGTCGGCTTCCTGATCCACGCCTACTCGATCGGCTACATGCGCGGCGATTCCGGCTACGCCCGCTACTTCACCTACCTGAACCTGTTCACCGTATCGATGCTGATCCTGGTGATGGGCGGCAACTACCTCGTGATGTTCGTCGGCTGGGAGGGCGTCGGCCTCTGCTCCTATCTGCTGATCGGCTTCTGGTACGAGCGGAGCTCGGCCATCAAGGCCGGCACGAAGGCCTTCGTCGTGAACCGGATCGGCGACGCCGGCTTCCTCGTCGGCCTCTTTTTGATCTTCGACCATTTCGGCACGCTCAATTACGCCGACGTTTTCTCGCGCGCGGGGGAGCTCTCGGCCGCGACGGCGACCGCGATCACGCTCTGCCTCTTCGTCGGCGCGATCGGCAAGTCGGCCCAGCTGCCGCTTTACACCTGGCTTCCGGACGCGATGGAAGGCCCGACGCCGGTTTCGGCCCTGATCCACGCCGCCACGATGGTGACGGCCGGCGTCTACATGGTCGTCCGCAACCATGTCCTGTTTAATATGGCGCCCGTCTCGCTCGAGACGGTGGCCGTGATCGGGGCGGCGACGGCGCTTTTCGCGGCCACCATCGGCCTCGTTCAGTACGACATCAAGCGGGTGCTGGCCTACTCGACCGTCAGCCAGCTCGGCTACATGTTCCTGGCCTGCGGCGTGGGGGCCTACGCCTCGGCCATTTTCCATCTGGTGACCCACGCCTTCTTCAAGGCGCTCCTGTTCATGTCGGCCGGCAGCGTGATCCACGCGATGGGCGGGGAGCAGGACATGCGGAAGATGGGCGGCCTGGCGAAGCGTCTGCCCAAGACCGCGACGGTCTTCATCATCGGCGCGATCGCCATCGCCGGCATACCGCCGCTGGCCGGATTCTGGAGCAAGGACGAGATCCTGGGCGCGGCCTTCAAGCAGGGCTATCCCCTTCTGTGGTTCATGGGACTCGCGGCCGCCGCGATGACCTCCTTTTATATGTTTCGCCAGGTCTACATGACCTTTTTCGGTTCTTCCCGGATGGATCACGACGTGGAGCAACATCTTCACGAGTCGCCCAACGTGATGATCTATCCCCTGATCGCGCTGGCGGCGCTTTCGCTTCTGGGCGGGCTGCTGCTCGGCTTTCCGCCGGAGGAGGGCTGGATCCATCAGTTCCTCGGGACGGCGGCCGGCGCGCAGGCCGCGCACGGCTTCGGCGCGATCGACATGATTTTGATGGCGCTCTCCGTGACGGTGGCCCTGGCCGGGTGGCTCGCGGCCCGAGGGATTTATCTGAAGGCGCCGGAGACGGCCGGGCGGCTTGCGGCCCGCTTTGCGACGGCCCATTCGGTCCTCTACAACAAGTACTGGGTGGACGAGCTCTACGACGCGACGGTGGTGGAGCCGTCCAAGGATCTCGGTCGGATCGCGAAGCGCTTCGACGACCGCGTGATCGACGGGATCGTCAACGCCGTGGGAAGTCTCGCCCAGCGGGGGGCGGCCTTGAGCACGTGGATCGAGAAGTACGTGATCTACGGTCTCCTGAACATCGTCGGCTACGCGAACCACATCGCCGCCTCGATGCTCCGGAGAATCCAGTCGGGGATGGTGCATCATTACGCCGCGCTCCTGGTGGTCGGCATCGTGATCCTGGTCAATTTGTATCTGTGGTTCATCGACGACACGGCGGTTTCCGTTCTGCTGACCCGCCTGTCGCTCGGCGCGGGGCATTAG
- the nuoK gene encoding NADH-quinone oxidoreductase subunit NuoK codes for MIPLSSYLVVSTVLFVTGLIGVLIRRNFIIILMAVEIMLNAANLNLVAFSSYLDSMAGQIVALFIIAVAAGEAAVGLAIIIVVFRGRIATNVDQINLLKW; via the coding sequence ATGATCCCGTTGTCGTCTTACCTCGTGGTGAGCACCGTTCTGTTCGTGACCGGCTTGATCGGCGTCCTGATCCGGCGGAATTTCATCATCATCCTGATGGCGGTCGAGATCATGCTCAACGCGGCCAACCTCAACTTGGTCGCGTTCTCGTCCTATCTCGATTCGATGGCCGGACAGATCGTGGCCCTGTTCATCATCGCCGTGGCCGCCGGCGAGGCGGCCGTCGGCCTGGCGATCATCATCGTGGTCTTCCGCGGCCGGATCGCGACGAACGTGGATCAGATTAATTTGTTGAAATGGTGA
- a CDS encoding NADH-quinone oxidoreductase subunit J, with the protein MVQQVFFYYLAFASITSAVLTVGLRNPVHCGLALLSLLFHIAGFFVLLNAEFIAAVQIIIYAGAILVLYLFVLMLLNLKSEERFLHRRYAFWLFFALLSAGQVFWLLLRSPFAGKPGDVTPDKVTAFGHSHTIGIVLFNDYFLPFEIVGVFLLGAIIGAIVLAKDRPPEAGSGRTSG; encoded by the coding sequence ATGGTCCAGCAGGTTTTCTTCTACTACCTGGCCTTCGCCAGCATCACGAGCGCCGTGCTGACCGTCGGATTGAGAAACCCGGTCCATTGCGGCCTGGCCCTCCTGTCCCTGCTGTTCCACATCGCAGGGTTTTTTGTTTTGTTGAACGCCGAGTTCATCGCGGCCGTCCAGATCATCATCTACGCCGGCGCGATCCTGGTGCTCTACCTCTTCGTCCTGATGCTCCTGAACCTCAAGAGCGAGGAGCGCTTCCTCCATCGCCGCTACGCCTTCTGGCTTTTTTTCGCGCTTCTTTCCGCCGGGCAGGTCTTCTGGCTCCTGCTCCGTTCGCCCTTTGCCGGAAAACCGGGCGACGTCACGCCCGACAAGGTGACGGCCTTCGGCCACAGCCACACCATCGGCATCGTCCTCTTCAACGACTATTTTCTGCCCTTTGAAATCGTCGGGGTCTTCCTGCTGGGCGCGATCATCGGCGCCATCGTGCTGGCCAAGGACCGCCCGCCGGAAGCCGGAAGCGGGAGGACGTCCGGATGA
- the nuoI gene encoding NADH-quinone oxidoreductase subunit NuoI: MKKGRSLIQKILMLEIVNALWVVFRHMFGKGVTFQYPHVKRALPDTHRGALALLRYDDGVERCVGCDLCEAACPSRCIKVVSEQIPDQPLVRYASEFYIDMTKCVFCGFCVEACPVNALGMTKLYEYSTENKRDLYFDKKKLYEIGDKYFADAKAYLVAHRQEQADETAKAYRYKFPFPVLTEKKE, translated from the coding sequence GTGAAAAAAGGCCGCAGTCTGATCCAAAAGATCCTGATGCTGGAAATCGTCAATGCGTTGTGGGTGGTCTTCCGGCACATGTTCGGCAAAGGGGTGACCTTTCAATACCCGCACGTGAAACGGGCCCTGCCCGACACGCACCGCGGCGCGCTGGCGCTGCTGCGCTACGACGACGGGGTGGAGCGCTGCGTGGGCTGCGACCTGTGCGAGGCGGCCTGCCCGTCGCGCTGCATCAAGGTCGTCAGCGAGCAGATCCCGGACCAGCCCTTGGTCCGCTACGCCAGCGAATTTTACATCGACATGACGAAATGCGTCTTCTGCGGATTCTGCGTGGAGGCCTGCCCGGTCAACGCCCTCGGGATGACGAAGCTTTACGAGTATTCCACTGAGAACAAGCGCGACCTCTATTTCGACAAGAAAAAACTGTACGAGATCGGCGACAAATACTTCGCCGACGCGAAGGCGTACCTGGTGGCCCACCGTCAGGAACAGGCCGATGAAACCGCCAAAGCGTACCGGTATAAGTTCCCGTTCCCCGTCCTGACCGAGAAGAAGGAGTAG
- a CDS encoding molybdopterin-dependent oxidoreductase, protein MGTRDAKEARLLGAGEEIELTIDGQTVKATSGRSLYDVLSGMGKIIPAMCYHYTFTPFGSCGMCLVSVEGKKAPVRSCTASAQSGMVVQTETPDLKEAQKKALIKHLSTHPLDCPVCDADGHCELQDFTFQFGIGEVPNVKQKGIPEDTRSIVLDFNMNRCIVCGECINICKEVQLVDALTFMKKDGNTIVTAKEDKPLYCEFCGDCLAVCPVGAITNKFSKYLYKPWQMKKTQTTCPYCGDGCQIAVETKDNRIVRVTSKLSWKAKWGDRADTAKGHGGICGRGRFGFQMVNSPDRLKLPLVRKDGRLAETPWLDAQDFIAAGLSKIKMDHGGQAIAGLISARCTNEDIYLFQKFMRIGLGTNQIDSTARYGHMNVVAALRKAFGTPRIRMMNSSEQVTRADAIFIIGSDITETHPVFNIRVKEALRKYKAKVIVADPVTTPMAKLATHHLAISPGSERALIQGLVGIILARGLCDETVLQKYPQAVEALKLAAAAVPIEAVVEETGIAPERLAEAAEILAKAERGVILFEDGITKRRNGYQNVLNLVDLALVAGCFEKEGAGLNALCEENNEIGVIDMGGAAEFLPGALDAQDAEARAKFSKEWREDLPATPSADLARILERARRGEIKALYIVGENPVGTLPASMGAAEALSKIDLVIVQDPFLTETGRLAHVVLPATTYAEKEGSFTSMEGKVNPVRMALEPIGESKADWEIFSELAWRMNVPLEYGSAKEIHREIAKTIPGYFTTKPEPLPIRLSGYLNNGYAQEAHARYAVTRSGEPPAVSADYPFTLVLGQILYHSGKYSTRAEGLMKIYDKAHLQIGPADAERLQVSSGDRVLLKSPAGEAEVGVEVQPRLPAGLVFFPEHFNTPPVKDLIAAEVDPVTRVIYHKQGPVAIQLKSKGAPAAGGNGEGGPA, encoded by the coding sequence ATGGGTACACGAGACGCAAAAGAAGCCAGATTGTTGGGGGCCGGGGAGGAGATCGAGCTCACCATCGACGGCCAGACCGTCAAGGCCACCTCGGGCCGGTCTCTGTACGACGTGCTGAGCGGCATGGGGAAAATCATCCCCGCGATGTGCTATCACTACACCTTCACGCCCTTCGGCTCCTGCGGGATGTGCCTGGTCTCGGTGGAGGGGAAGAAGGCCCCCGTCCGTTCCTGCACCGCGTCGGCCCAGTCCGGCATGGTCGTCCAGACCGAAACGCCGGATTTGAAGGAAGCCCAGAAGAAGGCCCTGATCAAGCATCTCTCGACCCATCCGCTCGACTGCCCGGTCTGCGACGCCGACGGCCATTGCGAGCTCCAGGATTTCACCTTCCAGTTCGGCATCGGCGAGGTGCCCAACGTGAAGCAGAAGGGGATTCCGGAAGACACCCGATCCATCGTGCTGGACTTCAACATGAACCGCTGCATCGTCTGCGGCGAATGCATCAATATCTGCAAAGAGGTCCAGCTGGTGGACGCGCTGACCTTCATGAAGAAGGACGGCAACACGATCGTGACGGCGAAGGAGGACAAGCCGCTGTACTGCGAGTTCTGCGGCGACTGCCTCGCGGTCTGCCCGGTCGGCGCCATCACGAACAAGTTTTCCAAATACCTCTACAAGCCCTGGCAGATGAAGAAGACGCAGACCACCTGCCCCTACTGCGGCGACGGCTGCCAGATCGCGGTCGAAACCAAGGACAACCGGATCGTCCGGGTCACCTCCAAGCTGTCCTGGAAGGCCAAGTGGGGCGACCGGGCCGATACCGCCAAGGGGCACGGGGGCATCTGCGGCCGGGGCCGCTTCGGGTTCCAGATGGTCAACAGCCCCGACCGGCTCAAGCTGCCCCTCGTCCGCAAGGACGGGCGCCTGGCCGAGACGCCCTGGCTGGACGCCCAGGATTTCATCGCCGCGGGCCTGTCGAAGATCAAGATGGATCACGGCGGGCAGGCGATCGCCGGCCTGATCTCGGCCCGCTGCACCAACGAGGACATCTATCTTTTCCAAAAATTCATGCGGATCGGTTTGGGAACGAACCAGATCGACAGCACCGCCCGCTACGGGCATATGAACGTCGTGGCGGCGCTGCGCAAGGCCTTCGGGACCCCCCGCATCCGGATGATGAACAGCTCGGAGCAGGTGACCCGGGCCGACGCGATCTTCATCATCGGATCCGACATCACCGAGACGCATCCCGTTTTCAACATCCGGGTGAAGGAAGCTTTGAGAAAATACAAGGCGAAGGTGATCGTGGCCGATCCGGTCACGACGCCCATGGCCAAGCTGGCCACCCATCATCTCGCGATCAGCCCCGGCTCCGAGCGGGCCCTGATCCAGGGGCTGGTCGGGATCATCCTTGCGCGCGGCTTGTGCGACGAGACGGTTTTGCAGAAGTACCCGCAGGCCGTCGAGGCCTTGAAGCTTGCCGCAGCGGCCGTCCCGATCGAAGCGGTGGTCGAAGAGACCGGGATCGCGCCGGAGCGCCTGGCCGAGGCGGCCGAGATCCTGGCCAAGGCCGAACGCGGGGTGATTCTTTTTGAAGACGGGATCACGAAGCGGCGGAACGGCTATCAAAACGTTTTGAACCTGGTGGACCTGGCGCTTGTGGCCGGCTGCTTTGAGAAGGAGGGGGCCGGACTGAACGCGCTGTGCGAGGAGAACAATGAAATCGGCGTGATCGACATGGGCGGCGCGGCGGAGTTTCTTCCGGGGGCGTTGGATGCCCAGGACGCCGAGGCCCGCGCGAAATTTTCGAAGGAGTGGCGGGAAGACCTTCCCGCCACTCCTTCCGCCGATCTGGCCCGGATCCTGGAGCGCGCACGACGGGGCGAGATCAAGGCGCTCTACATCGTGGGGGAAAACCCGGTCGGCACGCTTCCGGCCTCGATGGGCGCGGCCGAGGCGCTTTCCAAAATCGATCTCGTGATCGTCCAGGATCCCTTCCTGACCGAGACCGGACGGCTGGCCCATGTCGTCCTGCCGGCGACGACCTACGCCGAAAAAGAAGGAAGCTTCACCAGCATGGAGGGAAAGGTCAATCCCGTCCGCATGGCCCTGGAGCCGATCGGGGAAAGCAAGGCGGACTGGGAGATTTTTTCGGAACTGGCTTGGCGGATGAACGTTCCGCTGGAATACGGGAGCGCGAAGGAGATCCATCGCGAGATCGCCAAGACGATTCCGGGTTATTTCACGACCAAGCCGGAGCCCTTGCCGATCCGCTTGTCCGGCTACCTGAACAACGGCTATGCCCAGGAAGCCCATGCGCGCTACGCCGTGACGCGTTCCGGCGAGCCGCCGGCCGTTTCGGCCGACTATCCCTTCACGCTGGTCCTGGGACAGATTCTGTATCATTCCGGAAAATATTCGACCCGTGCCGAGGGCCTGATGAAGATCTACGACAAGGCGCATCTTCAGATCGGCCCGGCGGACGCCGAGCGGCTCCAGGTGTCTTCGGGCGATCGGGTGCTTCTCAAATCGCCGGCGGGCGAGGCGGAAGTCGGGGTCGAGGTCCAGCCCCGTCTTCCGGCCGGGCTGGTCTTCTTCCCCGAGCATTTCAACACGCCGCCGGTGAAGGACCTGATCGCGGCCGAGGTCGATCCGGTTACCCGCGTGATTTACCACAAGCAGGGTCCGGTTGCGATCCAACTCAAGTCGAAGGGCGCGCCGGCCGCGGGCGGCAACGGAGAGGGAGGCCCGGCGTGA
- the nuoD gene encoding NADH dehydrogenase (quinone) subunit D → MLNMGPQHPSTHGVLKVVLELEGERIVKATPVLGFLHRGVEKLAEDGTYHQFIPHTDRLDYVCAMYNNFAYVRAVEKLLDMKVPERAEYLRTIVAEVQRIIGHLFWLGTQALDIGAMTVFFYTFREREVLLDFFDDLCGARLTTSWYRIGGVENDISPELIGHLHKFLENFSEKLDEYNALLETNRIWLARTKGIAVISAEDAISFGLSGPTLRGSGVDYDLRKYEPYGAYDKVQWEVPVGKNGDTYDRYWIRILEMKESAKIVKQCLDQLPQGPYMVEDPRVTLPPKDKVFTNLEHMIRQFKLFTQGFRTPPGEIYCGTEAHKGELGFYIVSDGSGKPYRLKIRAPSFIHMGAFDYMARGYMIADIVTIFGTYDIVMGECDR, encoded by the coding sequence ATGCTCAACATGGGTCCCCAGCATCCCAGCACCCACGGCGTGCTGAAGGTCGTCCTCGAGCTGGAGGGGGAGCGGATCGTCAAGGCGACGCCGGTTCTGGGCTTCCTCCATCGCGGCGTGGAAAAACTGGCCGAGGACGGGACCTACCACCAGTTCATCCCCCACACCGACCGCCTGGATTACGTCTGCGCGATGTACAACAACTTCGCGTACGTCCGGGCCGTCGAGAAACTGTTGGACATGAAGGTGCCGGAGCGGGCCGAATATCTCCGGACGATCGTGGCCGAGGTCCAGCGGATCATCGGCCATCTCTTCTGGCTCGGGACGCAGGCGCTGGACATCGGCGCGATGACCGTTTTCTTTTACACCTTCCGGGAGCGGGAGGTGCTCCTGGACTTTTTCGACGACCTGTGCGGGGCCCGGCTCACGACGAGCTGGTACCGGATCGGCGGGGTCGAAAACGACATCAGCCCCGAGTTGATCGGTCATCTTCACAAATTTCTGGAGAACTTCAGCGAAAAGCTTGATGAGTACAACGCCCTGCTTGAGACCAACCGCATCTGGCTCGCGCGGACCAAGGGCATCGCCGTGATCTCGGCCGAGGACGCGATCAGCTTCGGACTGTCCGGCCCGACGCTTCGCGGCTCCGGCGTGGATTACGACCTTCGAAAATACGAACCCTACGGCGCCTATGACAAGGTTCAGTGGGAGGTGCCGGTCGGGAAGAACGGCGACACCTACGACCGCTATTGGATCCGAATCCTGGAAATGAAGGAGAGCGCCAAGATCGTCAAGCAATGCCTCGATCAATTGCCCCAGGGCCCCTACATGGTCGAAGACCCCCGCGTGACGCTTCCGCCGAAGGACAAAGTGTTCACGAACCTGGAACATATGATCCGGCAGTTCAAATTGTTCACGCAGGGTTTCCGGACGCCGCCCGGGGAAATCTACTGCGGCACCGAGGCGCACAAGGGCGAACTGGGATTTTATATCGTGAGCGACGGGAGCGGAAAGCCCTACCGCCTGAAGATCCGGGCGCCCTCCTTCATCCACATGGGCGCGTTCGATTACATGGCGCGCGGCTACATGATCGCCGACATCGTCACGATCTTCGGAACCTACGACATTGTCATGGGCGAGTGCGATAGATAA
- a CDS encoding NADH-quinone oxidoreductase subunit C, translating into MHPNAEKIRAEFPDAFVTEKVWRGDLAVTVKKEAIVPVCRYLHDDPGMDFDYIVHISSVDYPEDPERFEVVYEFYSIRRRERIRIKARVTEEDAAVDSVTGIWKGADFMEREVFDMMGIRFNHHPDHRRILMPDEYDEGYPLRKDFPLAGKGWRDTFEFITEGTHKKTT; encoded by the coding sequence ATGCATCCGAACGCGGAAAAGATCCGGGCCGAATTTCCCGATGCCTTCGTCACGGAGAAGGTATGGCGGGGCGACCTGGCCGTGACGGTCAAAAAGGAGGCGATCGTTCCGGTCTGCCGTTACCTCCATGACGATCCCGGCATGGATTTCGATTACATCGTCCACATCTCCTCGGTCGATTATCCGGAAGATCCGGAGCGCTTCGAGGTGGTGTACGAGTTCTACTCGATCCGCCGCCGGGAGCGGATCCGGATCAAGGCCCGCGTGACGGAAGAGGACGCCGCCGTCGATTCCGTGACCGGGATCTGGAAGGGGGCCGATTTCATGGAACGGGAGGTGTTCGACATGATGGGGATCCGCTTCAACCATCATCCCGATCACCGCCGCATACTTATGCCGGACGAGTACGACGAGGGTTATCCGCTCCGGAAGGATTTCCCTCTGGCCGGAAAAGGGTGGCGCGACACGTTTGAGTTCATCACCGAGGGGACGCACAAGAAGACGACATGA
- a CDS encoding NADH-quinone oxidoreductase subunit B family protein — translation MGVGTLDGEGGLVTTTIEQAVNWARKGSLWPLTFGLACCAIEMMAAVSARYDIDRYGAGVFRASPRQSDLMIVAGTVCRRMAPVIRKIYDQMPEPKYVIAMGSCATSGNIYNSYAVVQGVDRFVPVDIYVPGCPPTPEALFDGILKLQQKIMKQKVFIKSPILGATKV, via the coding sequence ATGGGAGTAGGAACCTTGGACGGCGAGGGAGGCCTCGTCACCACGACGATCGAGCAGGCGGTCAACTGGGCCCGCAAGGGATCCCTCTGGCCCTTGACGTTCGGGCTGGCCTGCTGCGCGATCGAGATGATGGCCGCGGTTTCCGCGCGCTACGACATCGATCGCTACGGGGCCGGCGTCTTCCGCGCTTCGCCGCGGCAGTCCGACCTGATGATCGTGGCCGGCACGGTCTGCCGGCGGATGGCGCCCGTGATCCGGAAAATTTACGACCAGATGCCGGAGCCCAAGTACGTCATCGCGATGGGCTCCTGCGCCACCTCCGGGAATATTTATAACAGCTACGCCGTGGTGCAGGGCGTGGACCGCTTCGTGCCGGTGGACATCTACGTGCCGGGCTGTCCCCCCACCCCGGAGGCGCTCTTTGACGGGATATTGAAACTTCAGCAGAAGATCATGAAGCAAAAGGTCTTCATCAAAAGCCCGATCCTGGGGGCGACGAAGGTTTAG
- the ndhC gene encoding NADH-quinone oxidoreductase subunit A, whose translation MVSQTAAYLSQYFSIFLFIVLAIGFGVVTLLLSNFVQPRLDLDEKLSPYECGSDPISDARNPFPVRYYIIAMLFVIFDVEMIFIYPWAIVFDKIGFWGLFEMVVFIGLFVFGYIYAWKKGALQWE comes from the coding sequence ATGGTTTCCCAAACGGCGGCCTACCTATCCCAGTACTTTTCGATTTTTCTTTTTATCGTTCTGGCGATCGGGTTCGGGGTGGTCACCCTTCTCCTGAGCAATTTCGTCCAGCCCCGTTTGGATCTCGATGAAAAGCTGTCGCCCTACGAATGCGGAAGCGACCCGATTTCCGACGCGCGGAATCCCTTCCCGGTTCGGTATTACATCATCGCGATGCTGTTCGTGATCTTCGACGTCGAGATGATTTTCATCTATCCCTGGGCGATCGTCTTCGACAAAATCGGGTTTTGGGGGCTCTTTGAAATGGTGGTCTTCATCGGTCTGTTTGTCTTCGGCTATATCTACGCCTGGAAGAAGGGGGCCTTGCAATGGGAGTAG